TTGTTTAACTGTACAAATACcgcccttgctttaccaatcctcacATTTACGTTCGCATCGGATCCTCCACCTTCActaatgatgcttcccaggtacatgGGAGATTCCAATTCtttcagagtttcgccatcaagtgtaatTGAATTGGTATTATCcgtgttgcatttgaggatgttgctctTTCCTTTGTGTgtattgaggcctactgatgtagagtGTGcagctacactagttgtcttcatctgcatttgttcgtgtgtataggatagaagggtcaggtcatctgtgaagtccagaTCGtgtagttgcatccaacctgtccattgtTTTCCGTGCTCTCCCTCAGATGTtgagatcttcataatccaatcgaccaccagaagaaagtaGAGGGGAGGAAAGTAGACAGTCTTGTCTGACAATAAGTATCTATATTAAACGAATAACTTTATGGATGTTTGGTTGGAATTTTATAGTGAacatgattattgatttttagaTATTTGAAGGATACCTGTTTTTGATATGTATCTCCTTCAAGAGGCCAGATTCTTCATCTATGACCTTGGGACTAGGAATTCTACGTATTCTTGTAGCGagtgatattattaagtttatCTTTTTCGACTAATGGGGATCCAGCTGTGGAAACGTGATAGTTGGCTATTCCACATGGGTACATGAGtacatgtacaagtatttataaatagttgtctacacaagatactcatcatccattggccagataccatcaacaacagcctactgtgggagagaacaaatcagcttccagatgaagaggaaattaggaaaagacgatggaagtggataggacatacagtacggaaatcaccaatctgcatcacgaggcaagctctaccTTGGAATCTTGAATGGAAGTAACAAAGAGGAAGCTCGAATAAAACACTGCGTCaggaaatggaagcagatatgaaaaagatgaatatcaactggaaagaacttGCGAGAATGGCCTATGACAAGGTTGGATGGTGAGTGCTGGTGGGTAACCTATGCTCCTCCgcaaggggtaacaggcgttagtaagtaggtaagtaattgTTCAATGATCATTTAATATGATATTGTCATGTTTAAATGCCAAAAAAAGATTTCTTTTCAATCAGAAAAATTCACTTACTTCAACTAATTTCGTCTTTTCACTAACAATATTTTCAAGTTTTTTAATGGCTGTATTAAGATATGTAGTTGCAATTGTTTCATTAATTTCTTGTGCACCAAAATTGGTAGTTTTATAAATCTGTAAAAAATAAAGTATGTTACATAAtacactttttttaaaaatcttaattCACCAATggatcgtcgatgcgcactgctgaggaggaGTTCCACAGTAGGACCGTCAATTAGAGGATAGTgacttatcgaccggaccaatgatgcataaaccCGTAAGAGCAGTTTAGAGTCCTTAGTGatccttcttcctgcctagccctgcttgttgagtccagaacattaatcccagcctctgtgatatgaatcatgtatttcaaacatactgggttcatATTAGCTTTTCTCTCTTAAAATTATGTATGTTCCATTTCTCACGAAATAAAAAGCACCAACTGTAGATCTTTCATGATCAAAAGTTTACCCATCAAGTCCCTGTTTAGTAACCGGTCCTTTTTTCAATAGTTCTCAACTTCGCTAAGATGACGCCTTATTAGTATGAACTCATGACCTAGTCTAATATCTTACATGATACTATTAAGCTAACAAGATAGAATATTGGGTTCCagaattttatttcaatcaattaATGATATGATGTGTTATCAATGATCGTTTATTTCATCTCTGTCAATTTTATTGACTTCGTAGTTATTCGAATTGATTAGATCTTAGATCATTTTAAAGATTGTTGAAAGACCTTTGTATTTCATTATAACTTCATTCAAAAATCATTTGACGAAACTTTAATTTCCTTTTATACACACTCCAAGTAATCAGAAATTATTaacagaatgagttttgtggagattttagtaatttttgatagttgaattcatgggtcaattgaacatagactactatggaaaacctagaagcactggacggccgtttcatcctagtatggtactcctcagtagtgcgcatccacgatcccacttgcgtacgaacgcttaacctctaaaccactgagttgacattcaatggtgttaatatctaacttcaaccaattcacagaATCGGACCACCATCCattattgtcttcaatgagttactatctcacaacagacctgtttgaactccactaatcacagcttctcactagaactccacgaaatacctcatgaagccagtcactaatgggcacacgatgattattatcagaaagggtcttgtggagatttcagtaattttatggttgaattcatgagtcagtttaaactagaccactatggaaaacctggaagtactggacgacgtttcgtcctaatatgagatTCCTCAActgtgcgcattcacgatcctacCCCGCGAGAAATTAATAAGCAGAGTATATCTTAATTGATTCATAAGAAAATTTAAACTTTTGacataaaacatttattgaaCTTACAGACTTTAAATATGGTTCACCAGTTATCGTGTGTAGTTCACTGAAGGATTTGCCCAATTCAATGACCCATCTATCGaaactaaatgataaaaaaataataaaatgattattaaaagaaaattgaATTCCTTTGATACAAAGAAACAATTTTCATTCTAACAATCTGATATATCTtggttcttttatttttttacttcGTCGTCAGATGTTATGTCTTGTCGATTGAACGTTATTTGTTAGATCTGATCGTCACTGATTGTTATATCGGAAAcatttatcacttatactcgaaacgagAGAGTTTTGCAATTCCCACGACATGAAAGTAAGAACATAAAGACTAGTGAAAGTAAAGATTAAATAATCCACAAAACACAACAACGACGACGACGACtgtagtcgaaaatacactcatttatatattgatttgtacacccattttgatcaATAATCAGAATGAAATCACAAATATGAAAAGTACttacagttataacaaattataTGCTACATGTCATGCCGTGtatagttcatgttaatttaatagaataatatcgtatgttatactACAGGACATGTCTCTGAAATGAACATTCTTGGACTACTGGGTGAATCATGTATGATTGCTAATGTTTCGTTTAAATTAATGCTTGTCAAGGATTCATGGAAGCTTTCACTGACACATGCACTCATTATGCAATCATTTCCCATCTCTGTACGTAATTTAGAAATTAGTTCATTAACTCCCGTTACATCTCCAAAGCATAGATGATTCAGCAGCCATGTGTGTAATTTCTGTAAAAATTCCAACTGATTCTTTATAAAACGCTACTGTTATCGCTGAAATAGCAACTACAAttgatcggaagggagagtcatctTCTGTTTCTTTATGAACCGGCATGGTAATGAAATAGGGGACCTTTGAAATTTCCACGAagtgaaagtaggaacacaaAGACTAGTACAAGTGAAAATTAATTAATCCCCAAAAACacgatgatgacgacgacgactGTAGTCGAAAACAcgctcatttatatattgattcgtatacccattttgattaataattaaaatgaaatcacaTAGATGTTATAACAAACCACATGCTGAGCATAGTTTATGTCCattaaatacaagaatatcgtaatattgaacaagattaataatgaataaatcaattgaattttgacttttcttcctGTCATATCACAATCATTAAAACCCTGTTTTTTTCATTTCCTCATACtccatcagtcagtcagtcagctacaacgtaggaccaggcacatatatgtatcaatCCAAgctgtcatacctcattaacacaacaaaatggacaccggattcataaaagtagttaattcagaggtggtaatatataaaagaaagattgcaataaggatatagtacaggaagaaagattcagttcgtagaaagaaagatatgaagcgattttaatctcttagtttaagcgAAGACAGAGTATATACACCGACGccgttgtgatcgattctgagccatgtcactgagagtctccaaccattggttacgatagtcactgACAAGTGTTAATTCAGAGTATTAATCAAGACAACTTAATAAATTGGTAAGAATGTAAGAGTTTCATAGACTATATGCTTCGTTTAACTATGATATAAATGAACTTGTTTCCTCATAAACTTAATAGTTTtaaaatgttcacatatattaACTCTAATACGTCGTCGAatatttttttttctggttagcgtttttttagcgagttagttttctatgggatggggtcgctaaccccatgcccaaccctcctcctttatccgggcttgggaccggcagtagcctccggagggactccaggcgagaaaaaacaaaccagatcccagcggaggaagaaattaggaagaagcgctagaagtgaataggacacacattgaggaaagcacccaactgcgtcacaagacaaacccttACATGGAATccccaaggccaaaggaaaagaggatgaccaaagaacacattacgccgggaaatggagatagacatgagaaaaacgaacaagaattggatggaattagaaaagaaggcccaggacagagtgggttggagaatgctggtcggcggcctatgctccattaggaatAACAGgcatatgtaagtaagtaagtaatatgtcGTCAAATCATGAACTTCattcattaataatttaaaGCATCCATAACAGATTCCTAATAGATGGTGATGATCTCTTTAAATGATCTATTAATTGCGTTCTACAGAATATAGTATGACATTAATTGTTGATAAATTAACTAAAGTATTCAAAATAATTACATCAGTAAAGTAATGTGTTCACTATTAAACTTTCAGAAACCAACTAAATCAATCAAATGACCCTAGTCCAATCATCAATACATAGTTTACTACAAAGAATAATAGAGACTAAGATAGTATAATAAAAACGTAGTTTACAACGTTAAATTTCGATAGTTAAATCGAGAATGAATAGATTTAGTCATTGTGACTTGATTCTTCGATGATCCGAGTAAGAATTTTCTTTTTACTTCCATCTTGCTCTACCTCTGATTTAATGGTACTTTACCGTAGAGCCTGGAGCCTCTGTGGGGctattgccggtcccaagcccagataaaggaggagggtcgggcatggggttagtgaccccatctaGTAGAAGACGAACTCTCTAAAGAAGcgctaaccaggaaaaataattcataccaattaaactctaccctgggagttaggtcctcatttagaagagttatgacgcctcatagtgaaagcagagttccttcggaagtcatgatgccgatgctccttctgacaaccagagcaaccattaatttaggtacatggaatattcATACAATGCGGAAGACTGTAGATCTAagtgaatcaatatttaaagtAGGATTGGTAATCATGACAACATTCATCACGTTTCTTTAATTTCTATATGACTCTCATTGAATTTAACTTTGTTTAAggaaacaaaacagataacttgatcaCTGAATTCAATTTTGACATTCTTCAGTAATTGTTCTTCGTGTTATATTCAAGAAGTttacaatatatttttattcaaatgttAGAACTAAACGAAGAGTGAACAAGTTGCTAAACTACTAAAATATAACAGCATTGTGAACCTGAAATTATTGGACGATCATTTCATCTTAGTACATGCGTACTCAACAGTTCTCACCCACGATTCCGCACGCAAGACTGAAATCCAGAATATTCGCTCTTACGCGAGAACGCTTAATTTCCAAACTACTGAGTTGACAGCTAACGATattaatctctaacttcaaccaattcacgatattgcgcCATCATCCACCATCGTCTCCAGTGAGtgactgcctcacaacagacacgatTGAACCCCTCTATTCACgctttctcactagaactccatcaAATACCTCAtgaatccagtcactagtgatcacatggtgattattatcatgatcatcagaatggggtttttgtggaaattgtagttgatttaacagttgaattcatgagtcaattaaagctagaccatcatgcaaaacctggaagtactggatgaccgtctcgtcctagtatgggactccttggcAGTGCGTATTCACGGTCCCGGAGGTGGGATTCAAGCCCAGGACCTTATATGTTACGCGCAAACGCTTGAGCTCTAGACTGCTGAGCCGttatccaatagtgttaatgtctaacttcagccagtCCACGAAATTACCCAACTATCTTCGATTGTCAGAGGTAAATACCTATCTccacctgacacggattagctgcactagtcacagcttctcactagaacatcGACCGATTTATGATGTTAATCAAAATCTtaccaatctccacaactccatactgataCTACTCATTAATGATTAGCTTCATGAgtgaattctcagagttctaatgAAAAGCCATAATCAGTGCagttcaaccatgtctgttGTAAAACAGtgactcattgaagacaataatGGACAATGGTGCAATATCACAAATTACTTAAAGTTAGAGATAAACATTGTTGGATATCAACTCAGTAAGTTTAGAGCTCGTTGCTCAACAATTTCTATCCACGATTCCACACACAAGACTCGA
The genomic region above belongs to Schistosoma haematobium chromosome 2, whole genome shotgun sequence and contains:
- the CACNA2D4_1 gene encoding Voltage-dependent calcium channel subunit alpha-2/delta-4 (EggNog:ENOG410V4RQ~COG:P,T~SECRETED:SignalP(1-24)), whose product is MYLYIYMILLQILMINGSFDDVKSNFDRWVIELGKSFSELHTITGEPYLKSIYKTTNFGAQEINETIATTYLNTAIKKLENIVSEKTKLVENIKVAAEEAFVKRAENEPIGVSSYFI